The following proteins come from a genomic window of Nostoc sp. TCL26-01:
- a CDS encoding PIN domain-containing protein, with translation MEWLVQLHDQIVGLDTAPLIYFIEENPNYLDITDVFFEAMFRGEFSVVTSVLTITEVLVYPLRQGNTTLAQQYRDILFNSQELTTIEVFPDIAETAAQLRANYNLRTPDAIQIAAAIRGGASFFLTNDARLPSLPGLSMLVLEQLIV, from the coding sequence ATGGAATGGCTAGTCCAGTTACATGATCAAATTGTGGGATTGGATACTGCACCACTTATTTATTTTATTGAAGAAAATCCTAATTATTTGGATATTACAGATGTTTTCTTTGAAGCAATGTTTCGTGGTGAATTTAGTGTTGTCACATCAGTTTTGACTATCACTGAAGTCTTAGTCTATCCCTTGCGGCAAGGAAACACGACATTAGCTCAACAATATCGTGATATTCTGTTCAACTCCCAAGAATTGACAACTATCGAAGTTTTTCCAGATATAGCGGAAACTGCTGCTCAACTAAGAGCAAATTACAACTTAAGAACCCCAGATGCTATTCAGATTGCTGCTGCTATTCGTGGAGGTGCATCGTTTTTCTTGACTAATGATGCGCGTTTACCATCGCTACCAGGTTTATCAATGTTAGTGTTAGAGCAATTGATAGTTTAA
- a CDS encoding Uma2 family endonuclease, with translation MDLTDEQFFNLCQANRELRFERTAKGELIIMPPTGGETGNRNGRINQQLMNWEVEVLESPNTVSGEDVLKGFVLNLGRIW, from the coding sequence TTGGACTTGACAGATGAGCAGTTTTTTAATTTATGTCAAGCAAACCGCGAATTGAGATTTGAACGCACGGCTAAGGGAGAATTAATTATTATGCCACCTACGGGGGGAGAAACGGGAAATAGGAATGGTAGAATCAATCAACAATTAATGAATTGGGAAGTTGAAGTATTAGAGTCGCCTAACACAGTTTCAGGGGAAGATGTTTTAAAGGGTTTTGTGTTAAATCTTGGCAGAATATGGTGA
- a CDS encoding zinc ribbon domain-containing protein: MDTLKLPRPQESLADYIKRIRTSVGMTQFELAIAAGIHSRSIGKIERGLTTRLNHKTLRGLAGGLGIPQEYLEAVERGESVKPVSAVKFCPHCWTPGANPDPLWSQVRAKFCYLCGMQLQTSCAHCGELVVSLKYKFCPMCGKSYKQKSQNR, translated from the coding sequence ATGGATACTTTAAAACTGCCTCGACCCCAAGAATCCCTGGCTGACTATATCAAGCGCATTAGAACATCTGTTGGGATGACTCAGTTTGAGTTGGCTATTGCTGCGGGAATTCATTCTCGGTCTATTGGGAAGATTGAACGAGGATTAACCACCAGACTCAATCATAAAACGCTGCGTGGTCTTGCTGGTGGCTTAGGCATTCCCCAGGAATATCTGGAAGCTGTTGAAAGGGGTGAATCCGTTAAGCCTGTCAGTGCAGTTAAGTTTTGCCCGCATTGCTGGACTCCTGGGGCGAATCCCGATCCTCTCTGGAGTCAAGTTAGGGCTAAGTTTTGTTATCTGTGCGGTATGCAGTTGCAGACGAGTTGCGCTCACTGTGGTGAGTTAGTTGTGTCTTTGAAGTATAAATTTTGTCCGATGTGCGGCAAGTCTTATAAACAGAAGAGTCAAAATCGCTGA
- a CDS encoding Tn3 family transposase: MTLIDRTAYPKFKQFPSPKELAELYTPQSAEIKFAKSKTKSHEGFLSFMVMLKSFQRLGYFPHPELVPIAVTRHIRSCLKLQDWVKAVPSERQRYTYLQAIRDYLKVKQYDKTGQRLIAALVAEAAEVKDHPADLINVAIEELVKERYELPAFSTLDRLIRHIRSMVNNRLFALCSEGLSINEQIYLDQLLVVTDNEVDENATLNLLKSPPKSAKLSGIKLLQSKFDILMTFGDAKRLLQSIARTKVRHFASQARALDISEFQDINLPKRRTLLLCLLYEAQVKTRDYLVDMFIKRILKIQNNAKQRLQELRDKHLTETSELLATLGQVLKASTKAKETQDNAVFGEQVQSILDEHGGTELLLQKLDEIAAYNTNNHLPLMWRFYSANRKALFSLVRSLDILSTSADESVIKALKFVLDHEHKRAKYLPNEIDLDFISSNWRALVVEEIDGTEVLVRQQLEICIFSNLATEFKTGDACVVGSESYADFREQLLSHAECEPLIESYCRLLEFPANPDDFVKHLQDKLTIVADAVDKICAVDKQFTINKDGEPVLKRIPSLAQTHEVEELESKIRALMPERSILEILCNVEHWLNWTRHFGLFSGSEPKISEPAERYIFTTFSYGCNLGPNQMARHSQGAVTSHMISYTNRRHISAAKIEAAIRDIINTYNRFSLPSCWGTGKKAAADGSKFEIYENNLHSEYHIRYGGYGGIAYHHVSDKYIALFTHFITCGVWEAVYILDGLLKNLSDIQPDTLHADTQGQSGPVFAISYLLGIKRYGDYVVNLHNIPQPLEAAINLPPEIFEM; this comes from the coding sequence ATGACCTTAATTGACCGGACTGCATATCCTAAATTCAAACAATTTCCCAGCCCGAAAGAGCTTGCAGAGCTTTATACCCCACAAAGCGCAGAAATCAAGTTTGCAAAGTCCAAAACTAAGAGCCACGAAGGATTTCTTAGTTTTATGGTCATGCTAAAATCCTTCCAACGACTTGGTTATTTTCCCCACCCCGAATTAGTACCGATTGCGGTTACCCGTCATATACGGTCGTGTTTAAAGTTACAAGATTGGGTAAAAGCAGTCCCATCTGAACGCCAACGCTACACTTATCTTCAGGCGATTCGGGATTACCTGAAAGTCAAACAGTATGATAAAACAGGTCAAAGATTAATAGCCGCATTAGTTGCAGAAGCTGCTGAGGTAAAAGACCATCCTGCTGATTTAATCAATGTAGCCATTGAAGAATTAGTTAAAGAACGATACGAGTTACCAGCATTTAGCACCCTTGACCGATTAATTCGCCACATTCGTTCAATGGTCAATAATCGCTTGTTTGCACTTTGTTCTGAGGGGCTTTCCATCAATGAGCAGATTTATTTAGACCAATTACTGGTGGTTACAGATAATGAGGTAGATGAAAATGCTACTCTTAATTTACTAAAATCGCCACCGAAAAGTGCCAAACTTAGTGGGATAAAACTCCTACAAAGTAAGTTTGATATTCTTATGACCTTTGGTGATGCCAAGCGACTGCTGCAAAGTATTGCCAGAACTAAAGTTAGACATTTTGCGTCCCAGGCTAGGGCTTTGGATATCTCAGAATTTCAAGATATCAATTTACCCAAACGTCGGACATTGCTGTTATGTCTATTGTACGAGGCACAGGTGAAAACCCGTGATTATCTTGTCGATATGTTCATTAAACGTATCCTCAAGATTCAAAATAATGCTAAACAGCGATTGCAGGAATTACGCGATAAACATTTAACTGAAACATCAGAGTTATTGGCTACCTTGGGGCAAGTATTAAAAGCATCGACAAAAGCCAAAGAAACTCAGGATAATGCTGTTTTTGGAGAACAGGTGCAATCAATTTTGGATGAACATGGTGGTACAGAATTGTTGCTGCAAAAGTTGGATGAGATTGCGGCGTATAACACCAACAACCATTTACCGTTGATGTGGCGGTTTTATTCTGCCAATCGGAAAGCACTTTTTAGTTTGGTACGTTCTTTAGATATTCTCTCTACTTCTGCTGATGAATCAGTAATTAAAGCATTAAAGTTCGTGTTAGACCATGAACACAAACGTGCTAAGTATTTACCTAATGAGATTGATTTAGATTTTATTAGTAGTAACTGGCGTGCGCTAGTTGTAGAAGAAATTGATGGCACTGAGGTTTTGGTTCGTCAGCAGTTAGAAATTTGCATCTTTTCAAACCTGGCGACTGAATTTAAAACAGGAGATGCTTGTGTTGTAGGTTCAGAAAGTTATGCCGATTTCCGCGAACAATTATTGAGTCATGCTGAATGTGAACCATTGATAGAGTCATACTGTCGCTTACTTGAATTTCCTGCTAACCCGGATGATTTTGTTAAACACCTACAGGATAAATTAACGATTGTCGCTGACGCTGTAGATAAGATTTGTGCGGTTGATAAACAATTCACTATCAATAAAGATGGAGAACCTGTACTTAAAAGAATTCCATCCCTAGCTCAAACGCATGAAGTGGAAGAATTAGAATCAAAAATTCGGGCTTTAATGCCGGAACGTAGTATCTTAGAAATCCTTTGTAATGTTGAGCATTGGTTGAACTGGACAAGGCATTTTGGTCTGTTTTCAGGAAGCGAACCCAAAATATCTGAGCCTGCTGAACGTTATATTTTTACTACGTTTAGCTATGGCTGTAATCTTGGCCCAAATCAGATGGCTCGTCATTCCCAAGGTGCAGTGACTTCTCACATGATTTCTTATACAAACCGTCGCCATATTAGTGCTGCCAAAATTGAAGCGGCAATTCGGGATATTATCAATACGTACAACCGTTTTAGTTTACCGTCTTGTTGGGGTACAGGGAAGAAGGCTGCTGCTGACGGAAGCAAGTTTGAGATATACGAGAATAATTTACACAGCGAGTATCACATCCGCTACGGTGGTTATGGTGGTATTGCTTATCACCATGTCTCTGATAAATATATTGCTTTGTTTACCCACTTTATCACCTGTGGTGTGTGGGAGGCTGTCTATATTTTGGATGGGTTGTTGAAAAATCTCTCAGATATTCAACCGGATACTTTGCACGCAGATACTCAAGGTCAATCTGGGCCTGTGTTTGCTATTTCCTACCTTCTTGGTATCAAAAGATACGGTGATTATGTGGTGAATTTACATAATATTCCCCAACCATTGGAAGCTGCTATTAATCTTCCACCAGAAATCTTTGAAATGTAG
- a CDS encoding XisI protein → MEKVAEYRQLIKQVLTEYDHLSRQSPDTHSETCLVFDEIHDHYLWLTVDWQGSKRLKYTHVHIRIKNEKIYIEEDFTEEGIATELIRLGVTSNDIVLAFQPPDVRKFTDFAPA, encoded by the coding sequence ATGGAAAAAGTAGCAGAATATCGGCAGTTAATTAAACAGGTGCTTACCGAATATGATCATTTATCTCGCCAATCACCTGATACTCATTCAGAAACTTGTTTAGTATTTGATGAAATTCATGATCATTATCTCTGGTTAACAGTAGATTGGCAAGGTAGCAAAAGACTTAAATATACTCATGTTCATATCCGGATTAAGAATGAAAAAATTTACATAGAGGAAGATTTTACAGAGGAGGGAATAGCGACTGAATTAATCAGATTGGGCGTAACTAGCAATGATATTGTGCTTGCTTTTCAGCCTCCCGATGTGAGAAAGTTTACAGATTTTGCACCAGCTTGA
- a CDS encoding XisH family protein, whose protein sequence is MPAKDIYHDAVKNALIKDAWTITADPYFLQYEDAELYADLFAEKAILAEQKGQKIVVEIKSFISPSLMKDFQNALGQYILYRDILQLANKNYEIYLAIRDTIFDTFFQRKSIQAVVELHQIKFIIFNNEKEEITLWKK, encoded by the coding sequence ATGCCAGCTAAGGATATTTACCATGATGCTGTTAAAAATGCCTTAATTAAAGATGCCTGGACAATTACAGCTGATCCTTATTTTTTGCAGTATGAAGATGCGGAACTTTATGCTGATTTATTTGCTGAAAAAGCTATATTAGCAGAACAAAAAGGACAAAAAATAGTTGTTGAAATTAAGAGTTTTATTAGTCCTTCTCTTATGAAAGATTTTCAAAATGCCCTAGGTCAATATATTCTATACAGAGACATCTTGCAATTAGCCAATAAGAACTATGAGATATATTTAGCAATTAGAGATACAATTTTTGATACATTCTTTCAACGAAAATCTATTCAAGCAGTAGTAGAACTACATCAGATTAAGTTTATTATTTTCAATAATGAAAAAGAGGAGATTACTTTATGGAAAAAGTAG
- a CDS encoding Uma2 family endonuclease, which yields MNALTVNLQSVLDLTDEQFFNLCQANRDLRFERTAKGELIIMPPTGGETGNRNAGITAQLWIWNEQDKLGIAFDSSTGFKLPNGADRSPDASWLRLERWNALTQEEKTKFIPLCPDFVIELLSPNDSLKVAQEKMREYLDNGVRLGWLINRKSRQVEIYRQGKEVEVLESPTTVSGEDVLKSFVLNLGLVW from the coding sequence ATGAATGCTTTAACAGTCAATCTGCAATCCGTCTTGGACTTGACAGATGAGCAGTTTTTTAATTTATGTCAAGCAAACCGCGATTTGAGATTTGAACGCACGGCTAAGGGAGAATTGATTATTATGCCACCTACGGGGGGAGAAACCGGAAATCGTAACGCTGGGATAACTGCTCAACTTTGGATCTGGAATGAGCAAGATAAACTGGGAATAGCTTTTGATTCCTCGACAGGTTTTAAACTTCCTAACGGCGCAGACCGTTCCCCTGATGCTTCTTGGCTGAGACTAGAACGCTGGAATGCACTAACTCAGGAAGAAAAGACAAAATTTATACCACTTTGTCCCGATTTTGTCATTGAGTTACTTTCGCCAAATGATAGTTTAAAAGTTGCTCAGGAAAAGATGAGGGAATATTTAGATAATGGTGTGCGTTTAGGTTGGTTAATTAATCGCAAATCTCGACAAGTGGAGATTTATAGGCAAGGAAAAGAGGTTGAAGTATTGGAGTCTCCTACCACAGTGTCAGGGGAAGATGTTTTAAAGAGTTTTGTATTAAATCTTGGTTTAGTGTGGTGA
- a CDS encoding HigA family addiction module antitoxin gives MDNWQDITDTRLVRPIHPGEVIADILDELDIDTTKFSEILGVSNQIVNEIINCQSSITVDIAIRLGKALGNGPRLWLNLQQKVDVWDALQSHKEEYEQVMTLV, from the coding sequence ATGGATAATTGGCAAGATATTACTGATACTCGATTAGTCAGACCAATACATCCTGGGGAAGTAATTGCAGATATTCTAGATGAGTTAGATATTGACACTACGAAATTTTCAGAAATTTTAGGAGTATCTAATCAAATAGTTAATGAAATTATTAATTGTCAAAGCTCGATTACAGTAGACATAGCAATCCGTCTTGGTAAAGCATTAGGAAATGGCCCTAGACTTTGGCTCAATCTTCAGCAAAAAGTAGATGTTTGGGATGCTTTGCAAAGCCATAAAGAAGAATATGAGCAAGTCATGACATTGGTTTAG
- a CDS encoding DUF5615 family PIN-like protein: MKFLADENLDWQIVERLRQDSHLVWYVAEMERGISDDVVLDLANQEEAILLTSDKDFGELVFRLRRIVSGVVLIRLAGLSTISKTEIIANAINQHNAELMGAFTVITSTTIRIRKLDN; the protein is encoded by the coding sequence TTGAAATTTCTAGCAGACGAGAATTTAGATTGGCAGATTGTTGAGCGTTTGCGTCAAGATAGCCATTTAGTGTGGTACGTTGCTGAAATGGAACGGGGAATTTCAGATGACGTAGTGTTGGATTTAGCCAATCAAGAAGAAGCAATATTATTAACATCTGACAAAGATTTTGGTGAGTTAGTTTTCCGCTTACGTCGTATCGTATCAGGTGTTGTATTAATTCGATTAGCAGGCTTATCTACAATCAGCAAAACAGAGATTATTGCCAATGCAATTAATCAACACAATGCTGAATTAATGGGAGCGTTTACTGTTATCACATCAACAACAATCCGCATTCGCAAACTTGATAATTGA
- a CDS encoding DUF433 domain-containing protein — protein MVVSDPKVMMGKPVIVGTRITVELILEKLAAGETPDQILESHPRLTRESIQAALAFAVEALRYDVIYPIVENAS, from the coding sequence ATGGTTGTATCCGATCCAAAAGTGATGATGGGAAAACCTGTGATTGTTGGTACACGCATCACTGTTGAGTTAATTCTAGAAAAGTTAGCTGCTGGTGAAACCCCAGACCAAATTTTAGAATCACATCCGCGACTCACACGCGAATCAATTCAAGCAGCTTTAGCATTTGCCGTTGAGGCTTTACGATATGATGTCATTTATCCTATTGTTGAGAACGCTTCTTGA
- a CDS encoding DUF262 domain-containing protein: MSITPKGISILELYRLYRENNLIVNRRYQRKLVWAKAEKASLIESILLKYPIPLILFGKFKKDGRDMYEIIDGMQRLNSIFGFIENQFSIHTKFFDVTKHPLANELSNQDVFKRVQTSIENLLNAQECIDFLEYSLAVTIYEANSNKEIEDVFNRINSNGKHLSAQEVRSAGVTSNFAELVRLLASEIRGDVSREIVPLSEMPEISIDSKSIDLGYGVLAEDTFWCRQGIISNSDLRESADEQLLADIILSIALGKPFPARKENFDAYYGKGDTDKSDEIELAVTRYGTDNLKKDIKAILSQIKNSVNSVSLIDSANDKNFLRKILSRDGGVSNPVKEPFYTLFMAFYDLIIQESKEPFDYQAIFSAVMGLMTKIEVSASITSDKRTRNIGLTKGLIQNYFKLSTSTIRSSGSYAIDLENYLRRSKTEAPNYDFKQGLFSLNPSNRIFDNNCFEKICQNIAAMANLGKGKKGYIFLGISDTEKDTKLIEELDKISAPKFFPFGIVGLEREATLQGIKLDEYILNISRKIRDSKLPESLKTSVNTALTPITYHDHTVLMIEIQAGKEPVWYDNKLYIRDGHEKQPQDVSGEKISAVYSLFS; the protein is encoded by the coding sequence ATGAGTATTACACCTAAAGGAATAAGTATATTGGAATTATATCGACTTTATAGAGAGAATAATCTTATTGTTAATCGTAGATACCAACGTAAACTTGTATGGGCTAAAGCAGAGAAAGCGTCTTTAATAGAAAGTATTCTTTTAAAATATCCTATTCCACTAATTTTGTTTGGAAAATTTAAAAAAGATGGAAGAGATATGTATGAAATTATTGACGGAATGCAACGATTAAATTCTATTTTTGGCTTTATCGAAAACCAATTTTCAATTCATACTAAGTTTTTTGATGTTACAAAGCATCCATTAGCTAATGAACTAAGTAATCAAGACGTATTTAAACGAGTACAAACAAGTATAGAAAATTTATTAAATGCTCAAGAATGTATAGATTTTTTAGAATATTCATTAGCTGTTACTATATACGAGGCTAATAGTAATAAAGAAATTGAAGATGTTTTTAATAGAATTAATTCCAATGGAAAACACTTGTCTGCTCAAGAAGTAAGATCTGCTGGAGTTACAAGTAATTTTGCAGAATTAGTTAGATTATTAGCTTCTGAAATTCGAGGTGATGTATCAAGAGAAATTGTTCCTCTTTCAGAAATGCCTGAGATTAGTATTGATTCTAAATCTATAGATTTAGGATATGGAGTTCTTGCAGAAGATACATTTTGGTGTCGTCAAGGTATTATAAGTAACTCTGATTTAAGGGAGAGTGCAGATGAACAACTCTTAGCAGATATAATACTTTCTATAGCTTTAGGAAAACCTTTTCCCGCAAGAAAGGAGAACTTTGATGCTTATTATGGCAAGGGAGATACAGATAAATCAGATGAAATAGAATTAGCAGTTACACGCTATGGGACAGATAACCTTAAAAAAGATATTAAAGCTATATTATCACAAATCAAAAATTCTGTTAATTCAGTCTCATTAATAGACTCAGCAAATGATAAAAACTTTCTCAGAAAGATTCTTAGTCGTGACGGAGGAGTTAGTAACCCAGTTAAGGAGCCGTTTTATACATTATTTATGGCTTTTTATGACCTAATAATTCAAGAATCTAAAGAACCTTTTGATTATCAAGCAATTTTTAGCGCTGTAATGGGACTTATGACAAAAATAGAAGTAAGCGCTAGTATTACATCTGATAAAAGAACAAGAAATATTGGTCTTACGAAAGGACTAATTCAAAATTATTTTAAATTGTCAACATCTACAATACGTAGTAGTGGCTCTTATGCTATAGATTTAGAGAACTACTTAAGGAGATCAAAAACAGAAGCTCCAAATTATGATTTTAAACAAGGACTGTTCTCGTTAAATCCTTCTAATCGAATTTTTGATAACAATTGTTTTGAGAAAATTTGCCAAAATATTGCAGCTATGGCAAATCTCGGTAAAGGAAAAAAAGGCTATATATTTTTAGGAATATCTGATACAGAGAAAGATACCAAGCTAATTGAAGAACTTGATAAAATTTCTGCTCCTAAATTCTTTCCATTTGGTATCGTAGGACTAGAGCGAGAAGCAACACTTCAAGGTATAAAACTCGATGAATATATACTGAACATAAGTCGAAAAATTAGAGACTCAAAATTACCTGAATCCTTAAAAACTAGTGTAAATACAGCGTTAACACCTATTACATATCATGACCACACAGTATTAATGATTGAAATTCAAGCAGGAAAAGAGCCTGTTTGGTATGACAACAAGCTCTATATCAGAGATGGGCATGAAAAACAGCCTCAAGATGTATCGGGTGAAAAAATTAGTGCAGTTTATAGCTTATTTAGTTGA